A genome region from Anastrepha obliqua isolate idAnaObli1 chromosome 4, idAnaObli1_1.0, whole genome shotgun sequence includes the following:
- the LOC129244125 gene encoding basic salivary proline-rich protein 4-like has protein sequence MKVTITLCSAFLMLLCVSVSADRSHERPGLVINESGLSIHGFRPEGSSEEASEAHGHRPTKPERPPKKTSEAPGHRPTKPEGPTEDTSEAPEYRPTQPEGPTEETSEAPEHRPTKPEGPPKKTSKAPGHRPTPPKPERPTEETTPQPESTTVEP, from the exons ATGAAAGTGACAATAACGTTGTGCTCAGCATTTTTAATGCTGCTCTGTGTGAGC GTATCCGCTGATAGATCGCATGAACGCCCAGGTTTAGTCATCAACGAATCGGGCCTCTCTATACATGGCTTCAGACCAGAAGGGTCCTCAGAGGAAGCTTCTGAAGCACATGGACACAGACCAACTAAACCAGAAAGGCCCCCAAAGAAAACTTCTGAAGCACCCGGACACAGACCAACTAAACCAGAAGGGCCCACAGAGGATACTTCTGAAGCACCTGAATACAGACCAACTCAACCAGAAGGACCCACAGAGGAAACTTCTGAAGCACCTGAACACAGACCAACTAAACCAGAAGGTCCTCCAAAGAAAACTTCTAAAGCACCTGGACACAGACCAACGCCTCCTAAGCCAGAAAGGCCCACAGAGGAAACTACTCCCCAACCAGAATCAACAACTGTTGAACCTTAG